From a single Equus asinus isolate D_3611 breed Donkey chromosome 2, EquAss-T2T_v2, whole genome shotgun sequence genomic region:
- the PPRC1 gene encoding peroxisome proliferator-activated receptor gamma coactivator-related protein 1 isoform X6 — MAARRGRRDGVAPPPSGGPGPDPGGGVRGSGWGSRSQAPYGTAGAVNGGEQVLLHEEGDDSGFVSLSRLGPCLRDKDLEMEELMLQDETLLGTMQSYMDASLISLIEDFGSLGESRLSLEDQNEVSLLTALTEILDNADSENLSPFDSIPDSELLVSPREGSSLHKLLTLSRTPPERDLITPVDALGPSTGSSRVSGVEMSLTDPPWDFSPPSFLETSSPKLPSWRPPRSRPRWGQSPPHQQRSDGEEEEEVASFSGQMLAGELDNSISNIPDFPMHLACPEEEDKTAAAEMAVQVAGDESISSLSELVRAMHPYCLPNLTHLTSLEDELQEQPDDLTLPEDCVVLEIVGQAATAGNDLEIPVVVRQIPTGPQPVLLGDSLEAGPALQLLLPTLESETEAAVPKEALCPEKEGLSLDSEEKLESACLSEPREVMEPVAPKGPQNPPANAMQSSQRARKGRRKKSKEQPAAYAEGYARRLRSSSRGQSTVATEVTSQAGNLPQEELQREVEPPRGRGKPRAWARAWAAALEKPSSGNLESSVGQASPAEEGPLDLHPNLVDTIQASPVPAHLSLVDSPRADPIPLDSVEADPTAVEPGLADPVAVDPALVDLVSVNSELVDPLPADPVLIEPVLADSAAIDPAVVVPILDDLPPVDPVPVNPAPVDSVPVDLAPVDPVLIKSRPTDPRRGAVSSAQGSPAPQVLLESESSDPPKAIPEIKEVVGSLKVENGTNATTQEARPRPLSLSEYRRRRQQRQAEAEERSAQPPAGKWPSLPETPTGLADIPCLVIPPAPAKKTALQRSPEAPPEACFVPLGPSSASPSPEPPASKPVASAPTEQVPLQEMPLPVRPPAPTVQSMPSTMPTALPFTPGGLGMTSMLRLPASGQGVPSLPPPPLQPPSLPMSVGPVPPDPYTHYAPVPPWPCYPPVSPSGYPCLPPPPTVPLVSGTPGVYAVSPTCNVPWVPPPAPVPPYSSNCTYGPLGWGPGLQHPPFWPTVPPPPLPLASVGRAVPSPKVEPSGIPASSPESVLPLPMTPPLSLGSAGHGAPQIEPTKVEVKPVPASPHLKHKVSSPVQSPRIKAPSCLSTESVAVEEPASERLKPETQETRPRQKPPSPVAKAVPTPRQGTITKLPAVHPARLRKLSFLPTPRAQGPEDVVQAFISEIGIEASDLSSLLEQFEKSEAKKECPPPPPADSLAVGNSGSSCSSSGRSRRCSSSSSSSSSSSSSSSSSSSSRSRSRSPSPRRRSDRRRRYSSYRSHDHYQRQRVLQKERAIEERRVVFIGKIPGRMTRSELKQRFSVFGEIEECTIHFRVQGDNYGFVTYRYAEEAFAAIESGHKLRQADEQPFDLCFGGRRQFCKRSYSDLDSNREDFDPAPVKSKFDSLDFDTLLKQAQKNLRR, encoded by the exons GTGCTGCTGCATGAGGAGGGGGATGATTCTGGCTTTGTCAGTCTGTCTCGGCTGGGCCCTTGTCTGAGGGACAAGGACCTGGAGATGGAGGAGCTGATGCTGCAGGATGAGACACTGCTGGGGACCATGCAGAGCTACATGGATGCCTCCCTCATTTCCCTCATTGAGGATTTTGGGAGCCTTGGAGAG AGCAGGTTATCTCTGGAGGACCAGAATGAAGTGTCGCTGCTCACAGCTCTGACGGAGATCTTGGATAATGCGGATTCCGAGAACCTGTCTCCGTTTGACAGCATTCCTGACTCGGAGCTGCTTGTGTCACCTCGGGAGGGCTCCTCT CTGCATAAGCTGCTCACCCTTTCTCGGACACCCCCAGAACGTGACCTCATCACCCCAGTTGACGCATTGGGGCCCAGCACAGGCAGTAGTAGAGTGAGTGGG GTTGAGATGTCTCTCACAGATCCCCCTTGGGACTTCTCTCCACCCTCCTTCTTAGAGACCTCCTCCCCCAAGCTTCCTAGCTGGAGACCTCCAAGATCACGACCTCGCTGGGGCCAATCCCCTCCTCACCAACAACGTAGTGatggggaagaagaggaggaggtggcCAGCTTCAGTGGCCAAATGCTTGCTGGGGAGCTCGACAACTCCATAAGCAACATCCCAGACTTCCCCATGCACCTGGCCTGCCCTGAGGAGGAAGataaaacagcagcagcagagatGGCAGTGCAGGTAGCTGGCGACGAGAGCATCTCCTCCCTGAGTGAGCTGGTGCGGGCCATGCACCCATACTGCCTGCCAAACCTCACCCACCTGACATCACTCGAGGATGAGCTTCAGGAGCAGCCAGATGATTTGACACTGCCTGAGGATTGTGTGGTGCTAGAGATTGTGGGCCAGGCAGCCACAGCTGGCAATGACCTAGAGATCCCAGTTGTGGTGCGGCAGATCCCTACTGGACCTCAGCCTGTGCTCTTGGGTGACTCACTAGAGGCTGGTCCGGCCTTGCAGCTGCTCTTGCCTACACTAGAGTCAGAGACGGAGGCTGCTGTGCCCAAGGAAGCCCTCTGCCCTGAGAAAGAGGGGTTGTCACTGGACTCAGAGGAAAAGCTGGAGTCAGCTTGCTTGTCGGAGCCCAGGGAGGTCATGGAGCCAGTAGCACCCAAGGGGCCTCAGAACCCACCTGCCAATGCAATGCAGAGTTCCCAGAGAGCTCGAAAGGGTAGGAGGAAGAAGAGCAAGGAGCAGCCAGCAGCCTATGCAGAAGGCTATGCCAGGAGGCTGAGGTCATCTTCACGTGGGCAGTCTACTGTGGCTACAGAGGTGACCTCTCAGGCAGGCAACTTGCCTCAGGAGGAACTTCAAAGAGAGGTTGAGCCTCCCCGTGGTAGAGGGAAGCCCCGGGCTTGGGCTCGGGCCTGGGCAGCTGCCTTGGAGAAGCCTAGCTCTGGGAACTTGGAGAGTAGTGTTGGACAAGCTAGTCCTGCTGAAGAAGGTCCTCTAGACCTCCACCCCAACCTGGTTGACACCATCCAAGCCAGCCCTGTTCCAGCCCATCTCTCATTGGTTGACTCTCCTCGCGCTGACCCCATCCCGCTTGACTCTGTTGAAGCTGATCCCACTGCAGTTGAACCGGGTCTAGCTGACCCTGTAGCTGTTGACCCTGCATTGGTTGACCTTGTTTCAGTCAACTCAGAGCTGGTTGACCCTCTCCCAGCTGACCCAGTGCTGATTGAACCAGTCCTGGCTGACTCAGCAGCAATTGACCCTGCAGTGGTTGTTCCCATCTTAGATGACTTACCACCAGTTGACCCTGTCCCAGTTAACCCAGCACCAGTTGACTCTGTTCCCGTTGACCTGGCTCCAGTTGACCCTGTGCTAATTAAGTCTAGGCCAACTGATCCCAGACGTGGTGCAGTATCATCAGCCCAGGGAAGTCCAGCCCCCCAGGTCCTCCTGGAGTCAGAGTCCTCAGATCCCCCAAAGGCTATCCCTGAAATCAAGGAGGTTGTGGGTTCTCTGAAGGTGGAAAATGGTACCAATGCCACAACCCAGGAAGCCAGACCTCGGCCTCTTAGCCTATCTGAGTACCGGCGACGAAGGCAACAGCGCCAagcagaggcagaagagaggagTGCCCAGCCCCCAGCTGGGAAGTGGCCGAGCCTCCCAGAAACCCCCACAGGGCTGGCAGATATCCCTTGTCTTGTCATCCCACCAGCCCCAGCCAAGAAGACAGCTCTACAGAGAAGCCCTGAGGCTCCTCCTGAGGCTTGCTTTGTGCCtttgggtcccagctctgcttctCCTAGTCCTGAGCCACCTGCAAGCAAACCTGTGGCCTCAGCTCCCACTGAGCAGGTGCCACTCCAAGAGATGCCACTGCCAGTGAGACCTCCAGCTCCTACCGTGCAATCCATGCCCTCAACAATGCCCACTGCTCTGCCTTTTACCCCGGGTGGGCTGGGCATGACCTCCATGCTGCGCCTTCCTGCAAGTGGACAAGGGGTCCCCAGTCTGCCTCCACCACCCTTGCAGCCTCCTAGTCTTCCTATGTCTGTGGGGCCAGTGCCCCCTGATCCTTATACTCATTATGCCCCTGTACCACCCTGGCCTTGTTATCCCCCTGTGTCCCCTTCTGGCTATCCttgcctgcctcccccaccaaCGGTGCCCCTAGTGTCTGGTACTCCTGGCGTCTATGCTGTGTCCCCCACTTGCAATGTGCCTTGGGTACCCCCTCCTGCCCCAGTCCCACCTTACAGCTCCAACTGTACTTATGGGCCCTTGGGATGGGGCCCAGGCCTGCAACACCCTCCATTCTGGCCTACTGTACCCCCACCTCCTTTGCCTCTAGCCTCTGTTGGGAGGGCTGTTCCCTCACCCAAGGTGGAGCCCAGTGGCATCCCAGCTAGCTCCCCTGAAAGTGTACTTCCTTTACCAATGACTCCTCCTCTCAGCCTTGGGTCTGCTGGCCACGGTGCTCCACAGATAGAGCCCACCAAGGTGGAGGTCAAGCCAGTGCCTGCATCTCCCCATCTGAAACACAAGGTGTCCTCCCCAGTGCAAAGCCCCCGGATCAAGGCTCCATCGTGTCTGTCTACTGAGAGTGTGGCTGTTGAGGAGCCTGCATCAGAGAGACTGAAGCCTGAGACCCAGGAGACCAGGCCCAGGCAGAAGCCTCCCTCTCCTGTTGCCAAGGCTGTTCCCACACCAAGGCAGGGCACTATCACCAAGCTGCCTGCCGTCCACCCAGCCCGTCTAAGGAAGCTGTCCTTCCTGCCTACCCCACGTGCCCAGGGTCCTGAGGACGTGGTGCAGGCTTTCATCAGTGAGATTG GAATTGAGGCATCGGACCTGTCCAGTTTGCTGGAGCAGTTTGAGAAATCAGAAG CCAAAAAGGAGTGCCCTCCCCCGCCTCCTGCTGACAGTTTGGCTGTAGGAAACTCAGG GTCCAGTTGCAGTTCCTCTGGACGTTCCCGAAGatgctcttcctcttcctcctcctcatcctcctcctcgtcttcctcatcctcatcatCCAGTTCCCGAAGTCGGTCCCGCTCCCCATCCCCCCGCCGGAGAAGTGACAGGAGGCGGCG GTACAGCTCTTACCGTTCACATGACCATTACCAAAGGCAGAGAGTCCTGCAGAAGGAGCGTGCAATA gaagagagaagagtggtCTTCATTGGGAAGATACCTGGCCGCATGACTCGGTCAGAGCTGAAACAGAGGTTCTCTGTTTTTGGAGAGATTGAGGAGTGCACCATCCACTTCCGTGTCCAAGG TGACAACTACGGTTTCGTCACTTACCGCTATGCTGAGGAGGCATTTGCAGCCATCGAGAGTGGCCACAAGCTGAGGCAGGCAGATGAGCAGCCCTTTGATCTCTGCTTTGGGGGCCGCAGGCAGTTCTGCAAGAGAAGCTATTCTGATCTTG ACTCCAACCGGGAAGACTTTGACCCTGCTCCTGTAAAGAGCAAATTTGATTCTCTTGACTTTGACACATTGTTGAAACAGGCCCAGAAGAACCTCAGGAGGTAA
- the PPRC1 gene encoding peroxisome proliferator-activated receptor gamma coactivator-related protein 1 isoform X1, translating into MAARRGRRDGVAPPPSGGPGPDPGGGVRGSGWGSRSQAPYGTAGAVNGGEQVLLHEEGDDSGFVSLSRLGPCLRDKDLEMEELMLQDETLLGTMQSYMDASLISLIEDFGSLGESRLSLEDQNEVSLLTALTEILDNADSENLSPFDSIPDSELLVSPREGSSLHKLLTLSRTPPERDLITPVDALGPSTGSSRVSGVEMSLTDPPWDFSPPSFLETSSPKLPSWRPPRSRPRWGQSPPHQQRSDGEEEEEVASFSGQMLAGELDNSISNIPDFPMHLACPEEEDKTAAAEMAVQVAGDESISSLSELVRAMHPYCLPNLTHLTSLEDELQEQPDDLTLPEDCVVLEIVGQAATAGNDLEIPVVVRQIPTGPQPVLLGDSLEAGPALQLLLPTLESETEAAVPKEALCPEKEGLSLDSEEKLESACLSEPREVMEPVAPKGPQNPPANAMQSSQRARKGRRKKSKEQPAAYAEGYARRLRSSSRGQSTVATEVTSQAGNLPQEELQREVEPPRGRGKPRAWARAWAAALEKPSSGNLESSVGQASPAEEGPLDLHPNLVDTIQASPVPAHLSLVDSPRADPIPLDSVEADPTAVEPGLADPVAVDPALVDLVSVNSELVDPLPADPVLIEPVLADSAAIDPAVVVPILDDLPPVDPVPVNPAPVDSVPVDLAPVDPVLIKSRPTDPRRGAVSSAQGSPAPQVLLESESSDPPKAIPEIKEVVGSLKVENGTNATTQEARPRPLSLSEYRRRRQQRQAEAEERSAQPPAGKWPSLPETPTGLADIPCLVIPPAPAKKTALQRSPEAPPEACFVPLGPSSASPSPEPPASKPVASAPTEQVPLQEMPLPVRPPAPTVQSMPSTMPTALPFTPGGLGMTSMLRLPASGQGVPSLPPPPLQPPSLPMSVGPVPPDPYTHYAPVPPWPCYPPVSPSGYPCLPPPPTVPLVSGTPGVYAVSPTCNVPWVPPPAPVPPYSSNCTYGPLGWGPGLQHPPFWPTVPPPPLPLASVGRAVPSPKVEPSGIPASSPESVLPLPMTPPLSLGSAGHGAPQIEPTKVEVKPVPASPHLKHKVSSPVQSPRIKAPSCLSTESVAVEEPASERLKPETQETRPRQKPPSPVAKAVPTPRQGTITKLPAVHPARLRKLSFLPTPRAQGPEDVVQAFISEIGIEASDLSSLLEQFEKSEAKKECPPPPPADSLAVGNSGSVDTPQEKRPLDRLQAPELANVAGLTPPATPPHQLWKPLAAVSLLAKAKSPKSTAQEGTLKPEGVTEAKHPPAARLQEGVCGPSPVHVGSGDHDYCVRSRTPPKKMPALVIPEVGSRWNVKRHQDITIKPVLSLGPAAPLPPCTGASQEPLDHRTSNEQADPAAPCLAPSTLLSPEASPCRNDVNTRIPLEPSAKQRSVHCYRKACRSASPPSRGWQGRRGHSSRSVSSGSNRTSEASSSSSSSSSSSRSRSRSLSPPHKRWRRSSCSSSGRSRRCSSSSSSSSSSSSSSSSSSSSRSRSRSPSPRRRSDRRRRYSSYRSHDHYQRQRVLQKERAIEERRVVFIGKIPGRMTRSELKQRFSVFGEIEECTIHFRVQGDNYGFVTYRYAEEAFAAIESGHKLRQADEQPFDLCFGGRRQFCKRSYSDLDSNREDFDPAPVKSKFDSLDFDTLLKQAQKNLRR; encoded by the exons GTGCTGCTGCATGAGGAGGGGGATGATTCTGGCTTTGTCAGTCTGTCTCGGCTGGGCCCTTGTCTGAGGGACAAGGACCTGGAGATGGAGGAGCTGATGCTGCAGGATGAGACACTGCTGGGGACCATGCAGAGCTACATGGATGCCTCCCTCATTTCCCTCATTGAGGATTTTGGGAGCCTTGGAGAG AGCAGGTTATCTCTGGAGGACCAGAATGAAGTGTCGCTGCTCACAGCTCTGACGGAGATCTTGGATAATGCGGATTCCGAGAACCTGTCTCCGTTTGACAGCATTCCTGACTCGGAGCTGCTTGTGTCACCTCGGGAGGGCTCCTCT CTGCATAAGCTGCTCACCCTTTCTCGGACACCCCCAGAACGTGACCTCATCACCCCAGTTGACGCATTGGGGCCCAGCACAGGCAGTAGTAGAGTGAGTGGG GTTGAGATGTCTCTCACAGATCCCCCTTGGGACTTCTCTCCACCCTCCTTCTTAGAGACCTCCTCCCCCAAGCTTCCTAGCTGGAGACCTCCAAGATCACGACCTCGCTGGGGCCAATCCCCTCCTCACCAACAACGTAGTGatggggaagaagaggaggaggtggcCAGCTTCAGTGGCCAAATGCTTGCTGGGGAGCTCGACAACTCCATAAGCAACATCCCAGACTTCCCCATGCACCTGGCCTGCCCTGAGGAGGAAGataaaacagcagcagcagagatGGCAGTGCAGGTAGCTGGCGACGAGAGCATCTCCTCCCTGAGTGAGCTGGTGCGGGCCATGCACCCATACTGCCTGCCAAACCTCACCCACCTGACATCACTCGAGGATGAGCTTCAGGAGCAGCCAGATGATTTGACACTGCCTGAGGATTGTGTGGTGCTAGAGATTGTGGGCCAGGCAGCCACAGCTGGCAATGACCTAGAGATCCCAGTTGTGGTGCGGCAGATCCCTACTGGACCTCAGCCTGTGCTCTTGGGTGACTCACTAGAGGCTGGTCCGGCCTTGCAGCTGCTCTTGCCTACACTAGAGTCAGAGACGGAGGCTGCTGTGCCCAAGGAAGCCCTCTGCCCTGAGAAAGAGGGGTTGTCACTGGACTCAGAGGAAAAGCTGGAGTCAGCTTGCTTGTCGGAGCCCAGGGAGGTCATGGAGCCAGTAGCACCCAAGGGGCCTCAGAACCCACCTGCCAATGCAATGCAGAGTTCCCAGAGAGCTCGAAAGGGTAGGAGGAAGAAGAGCAAGGAGCAGCCAGCAGCCTATGCAGAAGGCTATGCCAGGAGGCTGAGGTCATCTTCACGTGGGCAGTCTACTGTGGCTACAGAGGTGACCTCTCAGGCAGGCAACTTGCCTCAGGAGGAACTTCAAAGAGAGGTTGAGCCTCCCCGTGGTAGAGGGAAGCCCCGGGCTTGGGCTCGGGCCTGGGCAGCTGCCTTGGAGAAGCCTAGCTCTGGGAACTTGGAGAGTAGTGTTGGACAAGCTAGTCCTGCTGAAGAAGGTCCTCTAGACCTCCACCCCAACCTGGTTGACACCATCCAAGCCAGCCCTGTTCCAGCCCATCTCTCATTGGTTGACTCTCCTCGCGCTGACCCCATCCCGCTTGACTCTGTTGAAGCTGATCCCACTGCAGTTGAACCGGGTCTAGCTGACCCTGTAGCTGTTGACCCTGCATTGGTTGACCTTGTTTCAGTCAACTCAGAGCTGGTTGACCCTCTCCCAGCTGACCCAGTGCTGATTGAACCAGTCCTGGCTGACTCAGCAGCAATTGACCCTGCAGTGGTTGTTCCCATCTTAGATGACTTACCACCAGTTGACCCTGTCCCAGTTAACCCAGCACCAGTTGACTCTGTTCCCGTTGACCTGGCTCCAGTTGACCCTGTGCTAATTAAGTCTAGGCCAACTGATCCCAGACGTGGTGCAGTATCATCAGCCCAGGGAAGTCCAGCCCCCCAGGTCCTCCTGGAGTCAGAGTCCTCAGATCCCCCAAAGGCTATCCCTGAAATCAAGGAGGTTGTGGGTTCTCTGAAGGTGGAAAATGGTACCAATGCCACAACCCAGGAAGCCAGACCTCGGCCTCTTAGCCTATCTGAGTACCGGCGACGAAGGCAACAGCGCCAagcagaggcagaagagaggagTGCCCAGCCCCCAGCTGGGAAGTGGCCGAGCCTCCCAGAAACCCCCACAGGGCTGGCAGATATCCCTTGTCTTGTCATCCCACCAGCCCCAGCCAAGAAGACAGCTCTACAGAGAAGCCCTGAGGCTCCTCCTGAGGCTTGCTTTGTGCCtttgggtcccagctctgcttctCCTAGTCCTGAGCCACCTGCAAGCAAACCTGTGGCCTCAGCTCCCACTGAGCAGGTGCCACTCCAAGAGATGCCACTGCCAGTGAGACCTCCAGCTCCTACCGTGCAATCCATGCCCTCAACAATGCCCACTGCTCTGCCTTTTACCCCGGGTGGGCTGGGCATGACCTCCATGCTGCGCCTTCCTGCAAGTGGACAAGGGGTCCCCAGTCTGCCTCCACCACCCTTGCAGCCTCCTAGTCTTCCTATGTCTGTGGGGCCAGTGCCCCCTGATCCTTATACTCATTATGCCCCTGTACCACCCTGGCCTTGTTATCCCCCTGTGTCCCCTTCTGGCTATCCttgcctgcctcccccaccaaCGGTGCCCCTAGTGTCTGGTACTCCTGGCGTCTATGCTGTGTCCCCCACTTGCAATGTGCCTTGGGTACCCCCTCCTGCCCCAGTCCCACCTTACAGCTCCAACTGTACTTATGGGCCCTTGGGATGGGGCCCAGGCCTGCAACACCCTCCATTCTGGCCTACTGTACCCCCACCTCCTTTGCCTCTAGCCTCTGTTGGGAGGGCTGTTCCCTCACCCAAGGTGGAGCCCAGTGGCATCCCAGCTAGCTCCCCTGAAAGTGTACTTCCTTTACCAATGACTCCTCCTCTCAGCCTTGGGTCTGCTGGCCACGGTGCTCCACAGATAGAGCCCACCAAGGTGGAGGTCAAGCCAGTGCCTGCATCTCCCCATCTGAAACACAAGGTGTCCTCCCCAGTGCAAAGCCCCCGGATCAAGGCTCCATCGTGTCTGTCTACTGAGAGTGTGGCTGTTGAGGAGCCTGCATCAGAGAGACTGAAGCCTGAGACCCAGGAGACCAGGCCCAGGCAGAAGCCTCCCTCTCCTGTTGCCAAGGCTGTTCCCACACCAAGGCAGGGCACTATCACCAAGCTGCCTGCCGTCCACCCAGCCCGTCTAAGGAAGCTGTCCTTCCTGCCTACCCCACGTGCCCAGGGTCCTGAGGACGTGGTGCAGGCTTTCATCAGTGAGATTG GAATTGAGGCATCGGACCTGTCCAGTTTGCTGGAGCAGTTTGAGAAATCAGAAG CCAAAAAGGAGTGCCCTCCCCCGCCTCCTGCTGACAGTTTGGCTGTAGGAAACTCAGG CAGCGTTGACACTCCCCAGGAGAAGAGGCCCCTAGACCGGTTACAAGCCCCAGAACTGGCCAACGTGGCAG gGCTCACCCCTCCAGCTACCCCTCCCCACCAGTTATGGAAGCCCCTGGCTGCTGTCTCACTGCTGGCCAAAGCCAAATCTCCTAAGTCCACCGCCCAGGAGGGAACCCTGAAGCCTGAAGGAGTTACAGAGGCCAAACATCCACCTGCAGCCCGCCTCCAAGAAGGGGTCTGTGGCCCTAGTCCAGTCCATGTGGGCTCTGGGGACCATGACTATTGTGTTCGGAGCAggacccccccaaaaaagatgcCTGCCTTAGTCATTCCAGAGGTGGGCTCCCGATGGAACGTCAAACGCCATCAGGATATCACCATCAAACCCGTCTTGTCCCTGGGCCCAGCTGCCCCCCTGCCCCCATGCACAGGTGCCTCCCAGGAGCCACTTGATCACAGGACTAGCAATGAGCAGGCAGATCCTGCAGCCCCTTGCCTTGCCCCATCCACCTTGCTGTCCCCTGAGGCTTCGCCCTGCCGGAATGATGTGAACACTAGGATTCCCCTTGAGCCCTCAGCCAAGCAGCGGTCAGTGCACTGTTATCGAAAAGCCTGCAGGTCAGCCAGCCCCCCAAGCCGGGGCTGGCAGGGCCGACGTGGCCACAGCAGCCGTTCTGTCAGCTCTGGGTCCAACCGGACCAGCGAAGCATCTTCCTCATCCTCATCGTCGTCTTCCTCATCCCGATCCCGGTCCAGGTCCCTCTCCCCCCCACACAAGAGGTGGCGAAG GTCCAGTTGCAGTTCCTCTGGACGTTCCCGAAGatgctcttcctcttcctcctcctcatcctcctcctcgtcttcctcatcctcatcatCCAGTTCCCGAAGTCGGTCCCGCTCCCCATCCCCCCGCCGGAGAAGTGACAGGAGGCGGCG GTACAGCTCTTACCGTTCACATGACCATTACCAAAGGCAGAGAGTCCTGCAGAAGGAGCGTGCAATA gaagagagaagagtggtCTTCATTGGGAAGATACCTGGCCGCATGACTCGGTCAGAGCTGAAACAGAGGTTCTCTGTTTTTGGAGAGATTGAGGAGTGCACCATCCACTTCCGTGTCCAAGG TGACAACTACGGTTTCGTCACTTACCGCTATGCTGAGGAGGCATTTGCAGCCATCGAGAGTGGCCACAAGCTGAGGCAGGCAGATGAGCAGCCCTTTGATCTCTGCTTTGGGGGCCGCAGGCAGTTCTGCAAGAGAAGCTATTCTGATCTTG ACTCCAACCGGGAAGACTTTGACCCTGCTCCTGTAAAGAGCAAATTTGATTCTCTTGACTTTGACACATTGTTGAAACAGGCCCAGAAGAACCTCAGGAGGTAA